In one Pseudomonas purpurea genomic region, the following are encoded:
- a CDS encoding lysozyme inhibitor LprI family protein: MYKRVLVALSPLLFLSMAQAEDCGSARDQLTMNECYGKMYKSADAELNALYKQINGRLKDDPDTKKLLVSAQRAWVAYRDAECGFSASTVTGGSVYPTIYANCLSIMTNERVKTFKGYLKCEEGDMSCPVPR, translated from the coding sequence ATGTACAAACGTGTTCTAGTGGCGCTTTCGCCCTTGCTGTTCCTCTCCATGGCTCAAGCCGAAGACTGCGGCAGCGCCAGGGACCAGCTCACCATGAATGAGTGCTACGGCAAGATGTACAAAAGCGCCGATGCCGAACTCAACGCCCTGTACAAACAAATCAATGGGCGCCTGAAAGACGACCCCGACACCAAGAAGCTGCTGGTGAGCGCCCAACGTGCCTGGGTTGCCTACCGCGATGCAGAGTGCGGCTTTTCGGCCTCCACCGTGACGGGTGGCAGCGTCTACCCGACCATCTACGCCAACTGCCTGAGCATTATGACCAACGAACGGGTCAAGACATTCAAGGGCTACCTCAAATGTGAGGAAGGTGACATGAGCTGCCCGGTACCCCGATGA
- a CDS encoding ADP-ribosylglycohydrolase family protein, giving the protein MPLTLCDRYRGALLGLACGDAVGTSVEFQPRGSFRPLTDMVGGGPFNLKPGQWTDDTSMALCLAESLLRKNGFDAIDQMGRYLNWWQWGYLSSTGDCFDIGMTVRDALSRYQLTGDPFAGSADPYSAGNGSLMRLAPAVLFYSPECHQVREFAAASSRTTHAAPEAIECCQLFAELIGKALQGASKSELFNLDTARFTEPNVVAIARGSYRAKARAEITGSGYCVASLEAALWCFEHTDTLEDAILHAANLGDDADTTAAIVGQLAGAFYGAQGIPESWRAKLHMADEIEAMADALLLASTARRSV; this is encoded by the coding sequence ATGCCACTCACTCTTTGCGATCGTTATCGCGGCGCTTTGTTGGGGCTGGCCTGCGGCGATGCCGTTGGCACCAGTGTCGAGTTCCAGCCACGAGGGTCATTTCGGCCCCTCACCGACATGGTGGGCGGCGGTCCCTTCAACCTCAAACCGGGCCAGTGGACCGATGACACCTCAATGGCATTGTGCCTGGCAGAAAGCCTGCTGAGAAAAAACGGCTTCGATGCCATCGACCAGATGGGGCGATATCTTAATTGGTGGCAGTGGGGTTACCTGAGTTCGACCGGCGATTGCTTCGACATTGGCATGACCGTACGTGATGCCTTGAGCCGTTATCAGCTCACCGGTGATCCATTCGCAGGTTCGGCAGATCCTTACTCGGCAGGCAACGGCTCACTGATGCGGCTGGCGCCAGCGGTGCTGTTTTACTCCCCCGAGTGCCATCAAGTGCGCGAGTTTGCTGCCGCCAGTTCACGCACCACCCACGCCGCCCCGGAAGCCATCGAGTGTTGTCAGTTGTTCGCCGAACTGATCGGTAAAGCCCTGCAAGGCGCATCGAAATCCGAGCTGTTCAACCTGGACACTGCGCGCTTTACCGAACCCAACGTCGTGGCCATCGCCCGTGGCAGCTACCGGGCAAAAGCCCGGGCCGAGATCACTGGCAGCGGTTATTGTGTTGCGTCACTGGAAGCGGCCCTTTGGTGCTTCGAACACACCGACACCCTGGAAGACGCCATTCTGCACGCCGCTAACCTGGGGGATGATGCCGACACCACGGCGGCAATTGTCGGCCAATTGGCCGGGGCGTTTTACGGTGCTCAAGGCATTCCCGAGAGCTGGCGAGCCAAGCTGCACATGGCCGATGAGATTGAGGCAATGGCCGACGCTCTGTTACTGGCATCGACTGCGCGCCGCAGCGTCTAA
- the darB gene encoding beta-ketoacyl synthase DarB: MSDSFAYITKTSTFMPGEAVDNDTMESILGYVGGRPSRSRQVVLRNNGIKQRYYVLDRETGIPKFTNADITALAVKGLVGDGFALDNIECLSTGTTLPDQLMPNHGVMVHGVLGNKPCEVVSTAGICLAGLTALKYAYLSVLSGASNNAVATASEVLSPVLHARNFDSENEALVAQLAARPEIAFEKDFLRWMLSDGAGAFLIENKPRNTGTSLRIDWVDIFSYADVLPTCMYAGAEKGENEELTSWKLLSPAQWGERSIFAIKQDVRLLNENVVNYSLGKPLREVMVKRNLSPEHIDWFLPHMSSEYFRKPIAQCLADNEFDIPQERWFTNLSQRGNTGAASIYIMVHELIESGRLKQGQRILCFVPESGRFSGGLMQLTVM; the protein is encoded by the coding sequence ATGAGTGATTCGTTTGCCTATATTACGAAGACGTCCACTTTCATGCCGGGTGAGGCAGTGGACAACGATACGATGGAAAGCATTCTCGGTTATGTGGGTGGGCGTCCTTCAAGATCGCGTCAGGTGGTCTTGCGCAATAACGGCATTAAACAGCGTTATTACGTACTCGACCGGGAAACCGGGATTCCAAAGTTCACCAACGCCGATATCACGGCACTGGCAGTAAAAGGCCTGGTGGGTGATGGTTTTGCCCTCGATAACATCGAATGCCTGTCGACCGGCACCACCTTGCCTGACCAACTCATGCCTAACCACGGCGTGATGGTGCACGGTGTTCTGGGTAACAAACCGTGCGAAGTAGTGTCCACGGCCGGTATCTGCCTGGCCGGTTTGACCGCACTGAAATACGCGTACCTGTCGGTTCTGTCGGGTGCCAGCAACAACGCGGTGGCCACGGCCTCCGAAGTGCTGTCGCCAGTGCTGCATGCACGCAACTTCGACAGCGAAAACGAAGCCCTGGTCGCGCAGTTGGCGGCACGCCCGGAAATCGCGTTCGAGAAAGACTTCCTGCGCTGGATGCTGTCCGACGGTGCCGGTGCGTTCCTGATCGAGAACAAGCCACGCAACACGGGCACTTCGCTGCGGATCGACTGGGTGGACATTTTCTCCTACGCCGACGTCCTGCCAACCTGCATGTATGCCGGTGCAGAGAAGGGTGAAAACGAGGAACTGACCAGCTGGAAACTGCTGAGCCCGGCACAGTGGGGCGAGCGTTCGATTTTCGCGATCAAGCAGGACGTGCGCCTGCTCAACGAAAACGTGGTCAATTACTCCCTCGGCAAGCCGCTGCGTGAAGTCATGGTCAAGCGCAACCTGTCGCCAGAGCACATTGACTGGTTCCTGCCGCACATGTCCTCCGAGTACTTCCGCAAGCCGATTGCGCAGTGCCTGGCAGACAACGAGTTTGATATTCCTCAGGAACGCTGGTTCACCAACCTGTCGCAGCGCGGCAACACCGGCGCGGCATCGATCTACATCATGGTGCATGAGCTGATCGAGTCGGGTCGTCTGAAACAGGGTCAGCGCATTCTGTGCTTCGTGCCGGAAAGCGGCCGATTCTCCGGTGGCCTCATGCAACTGACTGTGATGTAA
- a CDS encoding TIGR01777 family oxidoreductase, which produces MPDFSLLDWAVALLIAQAMLGALDTIYHHELTVALPYRHGARLELSIHAMRSCFYGILFMGMAHLAFHGTWAIVIAALFALEICLTLWDFVVEDRTRKLPAIERIMHTVLAVNGGAFFALYGVQLAQWSDLPTGLVAIDFGWRGWLLTLFAVGVTASGIRDGLAALRMQREGKPANPFGGGAYKRVLVTGGTGFIGETLVNQLLDAGHTVSVLARDPLKAAYLFDGRARCLRSLSKLGHRETFDVIINLAGAPVAGPRWSAKRQAQLLASRVNTTEALIAWLKNSRHTPELWIQASAIGFYGVRDASQTLDENASMGDGFMSELCSRWEAAAQPAVALGVRQVVMRLGVVFGPGGALLPLLIPFRLGFGGRMGDGQQIMSWVHRDDVIQVIARAFNDSSLSGTYNVVAPDAISQAMFADSVGKALKRPVWLHIPAAPVRALAGEMAQLFFDGQRVVPKRLSEAGYTFRYPTLDAALRDLA; this is translated from the coding sequence ATGCCTGATTTTTCCCTTCTGGACTGGGCGGTCGCCCTGTTGATCGCGCAAGCGATGCTCGGTGCGCTGGACACGATTTACCACCACGAACTGACCGTCGCCCTGCCCTATCGCCACGGCGCGCGGCTGGAGTTGTCGATCCACGCGATGCGCTCGTGCTTCTACGGCATCCTCTTCATGGGCATGGCCCATCTGGCCTTTCACGGCACCTGGGCGATCGTCATCGCGGCGTTGTTTGCCCTCGAAATCTGCCTGACGCTGTGGGATTTCGTGGTCGAGGACCGCACCCGTAAATTGCCGGCCATCGAGCGGATCATGCACACGGTGCTGGCGGTCAACGGCGGTGCATTTTTCGCCCTGTACGGCGTGCAACTGGCGCAGTGGTCGGACCTCCCCACAGGATTGGTGGCCATCGATTTCGGCTGGCGCGGCTGGCTGCTCACGCTGTTTGCGGTGGGCGTGACCGCCTCGGGAATTCGCGACGGTCTCGCGGCCCTGCGCATGCAGCGCGAAGGCAAACCGGCTAACCCGTTCGGCGGCGGCGCTTACAAACGCGTGCTGGTGACGGGCGGCACCGGGTTCATCGGTGAAACCCTGGTCAACCAATTACTCGACGCCGGCCACACGGTCAGCGTACTGGCGCGCGATCCACTGAAAGCCGCGTACCTGTTCGACGGCCGCGCCCGTTGCCTGCGCTCGCTGAGCAAACTGGGCCACCGCGAAACCTTCGACGTGATCATCAACCTGGCCGGCGCGCCCGTCGCAGGGCCACGCTGGAGCGCCAAGCGCCAGGCACAGTTGCTCGCCAGCCGCGTCAATACCACCGAGGCGTTGATCGCCTGGCTGAAGAACTCCAGGCACACGCCCGAGTTGTGGATTCAAGCCTCGGCGATTGGTTTCTACGGCGTGCGCGATGCCTCGCAAACCCTGGATGAAAACGCCTCGATGGGCGATGGTTTCATGTCCGAACTGTGTTCACGCTGGGAAGCCGCCGCGCAACCGGCCGTGGCCCTTGGCGTGCGTCAGGTGGTGATGCGCCTGGGCGTGGTGTTCGGCCCCGGCGGCGCGTTGTTGCCGCTGCTGATTCCGTTCCGCCTGGGGTTCGGCGGGCGCATGGGCGATGGTCAGCAGATCATGAGTTGGGTCCACCGCGACGACGTGATTCAGGTCATCGCCCGCGCCTTCAACGACAGCAGCCTGAGCGGCACGTACAACGTGGTCGCCCCGGACGCGATCAGTCAGGCAATGTTCGCCGACAGCGTCGGCAAGGCACTCAAGCGTCCGGTGTGGTTGCACATTCCGGCCGCACCCGTGCGGGCCTTGGCGGGCGAGATGGCGCAGCTGTTTTTTGACGGTCAGCGCGTCGTGCCGAAACGCTTGAGCGAGGCCGGCTACACCTTCCGCTACCCGACGCTCGACGCCGCCCTGCGCGACCTGGCCTGA
- a CDS encoding GlxA family transcriptional regulator, translated as MHTSPKTIHVLAFANVQVLDVTGPLQVFASANDLAASQGLPLPYAASVIAAPGGAVMSSAGLALVAEPLPTQASDTLIVAGGWGVYTAAEDQPLVTWVREQAAVSRRVASVCTGAFLLAASGWLDGRRVVTHWTRCEQLARQHPLLKVEPNPIFINDGPVWTSAGVTAGIDLALALVEEDLGRAMALEVARQLVVFLKRPGGQSQFSVTLALQNDGQRFDDLHAWIAENLSMDLGIPTLALQAGMSERSFVRHYRADTGQTPARAIELIRVETARRLLSDTGVAIKRIAVQCGFGSEETLRRSFFRVMGVTPQAYRERFSAER; from the coding sequence ATGCACACATCGCCGAAAACCATTCATGTGCTGGCCTTCGCCAACGTGCAAGTGCTCGACGTTACCGGGCCGTTGCAAGTGTTCGCCTCGGCCAACGACCTGGCAGCCAGCCAAGGCCTGCCGCTGCCGTATGCCGCCAGCGTGATCGCCGCGCCGGGCGGGGCGGTGATGTCTTCGGCCGGGTTGGCGTTGGTGGCCGAGCCGCTGCCGACACAGGCATCCGACACGCTGATTGTCGCGGGTGGCTGGGGCGTTTATACGGCGGCCGAGGACCAACCGCTGGTGACCTGGGTGCGCGAACAGGCGGCAGTGTCGCGGCGGGTGGCGTCGGTGTGCACCGGGGCATTTTTGCTTGCGGCCAGTGGCTGGCTCGACGGTCGTCGAGTGGTAACGCACTGGACACGCTGCGAGCAACTGGCGCGTCAACACCCGTTGCTGAAGGTCGAGCCCAACCCGATTTTCATCAACGATGGGCCGGTCTGGACCTCGGCCGGGGTCACCGCCGGCATTGACCTGGCCTTGGCGCTGGTGGAAGAGGACCTGGGGCGCGCCATGGCCCTGGAAGTCGCCCGGCAACTGGTGGTGTTTCTCAAGCGGCCGGGCGGGCAGTCGCAGTTCAGCGTGACGTTGGCCTTGCAGAACGACGGCCAGCGCTTCGACGACTTGCATGCCTGGATCGCCGAAAACCTGTCGATGGACCTGGGCATTCCCACGCTGGCGCTGCAGGCCGGCATGAGCGAACGCAGTTTCGTGCGTCATTACCGCGCCGACACTGGCCAGACCCCGGCGCGCGCCATCGAATTGATTCGTGTCGAGACGGCCCGGCGCTTGCTCAGTGATACCGGCGTGGCGATCAAGCGGATCGCCGTACAGTGCGGTTTCGGCAGTGAGGAAACCTTGCGTCGCAGTTTCTTCAGGGTCATGGGCGTAACGCCCCAAGCGTACCGGGAGCGTTTTTCGGCCGAGCGCTGA
- a CDS encoding LysE family translocator, whose translation MVDLTSLSMFIGAVLLLLMSPGPNMAFVISHGVRYGWRGGVASGIGIGVADLLLTVLTATGVTAIIAGWPPAFDLIRYAGVLYLLWLAFKALQRPVSDIVSQAPLVPLKTVLVRALLNSVLNPKAVLFFMVFLPQFVRPEEGAVAFQLINLGVVLTLVSVVFHTLLGVFGGALSRCFSASSRFSRAQARVLAVVLLVLALRLALMARPA comes from the coding sequence ATGGTCGACCTTACAAGCCTTTCGATGTTCATCGGTGCGGTGTTGCTCTTGCTCATGTCGCCGGGGCCGAACATGGCGTTTGTCATCAGTCATGGCGTGCGATACGGCTGGCGCGGCGGCGTTGCGTCGGGGATAGGCATCGGGGTCGCCGACTTGTTGCTGACCGTCCTGACTGCGACGGGCGTCACGGCGATCATTGCCGGTTGGCCCCCGGCTTTTGACCTGATTCGTTATGCCGGTGTGCTTTATTTGCTTTGGCTGGCGTTCAAGGCTTTGCAGCGCCCGGTCAGCGACATAGTGTCGCAGGCACCCCTGGTTCCATTAAAAACCGTGCTGGTGAGGGCGCTGCTCAATAGCGTTTTGAACCCTAAGGCTGTGCTGTTTTTCATGGTGTTCCTGCCGCAATTTGTCCGTCCGGAAGAGGGGGCGGTCGCCTTTCAGTTGATCAATCTGGGCGTTGTTTTGACGCTGGTGAGCGTTGTGTTCCATACGCTACTCGGTGTTTTCGGTGGCGCCCTGAGTCGCTGTTTCTCGGCCTCTTCGAGGTTTTCACGTGCGCAGGCGCGGGTTTTGGCCGTCGTGTTGCTGGTGCTTGCCTTGCGTTTGGCCTTGATGGCACGTCCGGCTTGA
- a CDS encoding cell division protein, whose product MLPRSSPLRRTLVRWLYAAALVHLLVSLVLTWAGHSGVLDGYLNTIEHAFWVDAVPAAARSQQVWWLALFGATLQSYSLYMLALVHIGNRLKTSMAWGWLMAGIIVWAPQDMLLSIQAQVWSHLWFDSVALLTLLPPLLWLYRHDRRNSLNESDHA is encoded by the coding sequence ATGTTGCCCCGCTCTTCTCCCCTTCGACGCACGCTGGTGCGCTGGCTGTACGCCGCCGCCCTCGTGCATTTGCTCGTCAGCCTGGTGCTGACCTGGGCCGGCCACTCGGGTGTGCTCGACGGCTATCTGAACACCATCGAACACGCTTTTTGGGTCGATGCCGTACCCGCCGCCGCCCGCTCGCAGCAAGTCTGGTGGCTCGCGCTGTTCGGCGCCACGCTGCAAAGTTATTCGCTGTACATGCTGGCGCTGGTGCATATCGGCAATCGGCTCAAAACTTCCATGGCCTGGGGGTGGCTGATGGCCGGGATCATCGTTTGGGCGCCGCAGGACATGCTGCTTTCCATCCAGGCCCAAGTCTGGTCCCACCTGTGGTTCGACAGCGTTGCGCTGCTGACCCTATTGCCGCCGCTGTTATGGCTGTACCGCCATGACCGTCGTAATTCATTGAATGAGTCTGACCATGCCTGA
- the acpP gene encoding acyl carrier protein: MDTIEQRVKRVVARELGVEEAKVLNVHSFAEDLEADSLARVELVLALENEFDITIPDDQADGLQTVQQAIDYAREALGSAVTA; this comes from the coding sequence ATGGACACTATCGAACAACGCGTCAAAAGAGTGGTAGCAAGGGAATTGGGCGTCGAGGAAGCCAAAGTGCTGAACGTCCATTCGTTTGCCGAGGACCTGGAAGCCGATTCGCTGGCCAGGGTTGAACTGGTGCTGGCACTCGAAAACGAGTTCGACATCACCATCCCGGACGATCAGGCCGATGGCTTGCAGACCGTCCAGCAAGCGATCGATTACGCTCGTGAGGCGCTAGGCAGCGCGGTCACGGCCTAA
- a CDS encoding alpha/beta hydrolase: MSKPLLYLLAGNGSAADWWDDAVPHFQRYQVVPLELPGFGDNPQAPCADLGAYAQALLAATVVGSAIMAVGVNALLVLHALQRKPGHFSRSVLLAPVGAFLWQRRLPALMSPLPIRKTIHWLLANTPTLFAHKFSARTWTPAQYQRMGAGYKRCRAFVPYWEQLRADTALLLLEWVSDSVELVWGDQDKVLGIEQAAAWSAILARADLTISLKPGWGHYPWIDAPAEFAAWLESGERGFVAHTKGGRLRLATLAGQAVPPALSLNACDDARLPAFLASQPGASWAVRSSSYGEDQADAANAGLSTTFLREPTDNVPTRIAQLSADGVEEVVVQRFITPLLSGIAFVRHLSVELEWVEGHLESLADGHVTPERAILSRLGKAWRSGEFKTTHGLTTDRLWRFLQGVLRVFHYVPGDVEWAWDGRQLWLLQYRPISDYGWRRHLTAANIAEILPPQPSRLVEYAQRRAAASIPAIMARWDSRGLQDNEPFTAVFGGASYINNDLFLARLADWGVSAASYAGEVGGATPHLPWQPLRLLRSLPLFLRMQRKARQHLRTLETGLRRFDQELAELTAVGASGQQLADWFTRFYVFVVQGNLCIATALASSGGDLLGRPPTAYDNLEHCPHRLPWETDPGTPRPAPTALPLQAFAQWSGAISLAHSLGLPGMRGHYLQVREWYRDNLMRVFFRLHHAVPQADRAYWFAPHTEVRSRDGSFWQDGREGTEHATGFMIYPGQVQGILGDDILLEDTLDPGRHAHYQAARAVIARMGGRLSHGSTLLRELRKPSAVLPHVDPTWLGCEVLYRDGELTRVQ, encoded by the coding sequence ATGAGCAAGCCCTTGTTGTACCTGTTGGCCGGCAACGGCAGCGCCGCCGATTGGTGGGACGACGCCGTGCCGCATTTCCAACGCTACCAGGTGGTGCCGCTGGAGTTGCCAGGCTTTGGCGATAACCCGCAAGCGCCGTGCGCGGACCTGGGCGCCTACGCCCAGGCATTACTGGCCGCGACGGTGGTGGGCAGCGCGATCATGGCGGTCGGGGTCAACGCGCTGTTGGTGCTGCATGCCTTGCAACGCAAACCGGGGCACTTTTCCCGCAGCGTCCTGCTCGCACCAGTGGGAGCATTTTTGTGGCAACGGCGGTTGCCGGCACTGATGTCGCCGCTGCCGATCCGTAAAACCATTCATTGGTTGCTGGCGAACACACCGACGTTGTTTGCCCACAAGTTTTCCGCCCGGACCTGGACGCCCGCGCAGTACCAGCGCATGGGTGCCGGTTACAAGCGTTGCCGGGCTTTCGTGCCGTACTGGGAACAACTGCGAGCCGACACCGCGCTGCTGCTGCTGGAATGGGTCAGCGATTCGGTCGAGTTGGTCTGGGGCGATCAGGACAAGGTGCTGGGCATCGAACAAGCGGCGGCATGGTCAGCCATCCTCGCCCGTGCGGACCTGACCATCAGCCTGAAACCCGGTTGGGGCCATTACCCGTGGATCGATGCGCCGGCCGAGTTCGCCGCGTGGCTGGAATCCGGCGAGCGCGGTTTCGTCGCCCACACCAAGGGCGGTCGGTTGCGGTTGGCGACGCTGGCCGGGCAAGCGGTGCCGCCCGCCCTGTCGCTGAACGCCTGCGACGATGCGCGGTTGCCGGCGTTTCTGGCGAGCCAGCCCGGCGCGAGCTGGGCGGTGCGTTCGTCCAGCTACGGCGAGGATCAGGCCGACGCGGCGAATGCCGGGTTGAGCACCACGTTCCTGCGTGAACCGACCGATAACGTGCCCACACGCATCGCGCAACTGAGCGCGGACGGTGTCGAGGAAGTGGTGGTGCAACGCTTCATCACCCCGTTGCTGTCCGGGATCGCGTTCGTGCGGCATCTGTCGGTGGAGCTGGAATGGGTCGAAGGTCATCTCGAATCTCTGGCCGATGGTCACGTCACGCCTGAGCGGGCGATTCTGTCGCGACTCGGCAAAGCTTGGCGCAGCGGTGAATTCAAGACCACGCATGGCCTGACAACGGACCGTTTGTGGCGGTTCCTGCAAGGCGTGCTGCGGGTCTTTCATTACGTGCCCGGCGATGTCGAATGGGCCTGGGACGGCCGCCAGTTGTGGTTGCTGCAATACCGGCCGATCAGCGATTACGGTTGGCGTCGGCACCTGACCGCCGCCAACATCGCCGAGATCCTGCCGCCGCAACCCAGCCGCCTGGTGGAGTACGCCCAACGGCGCGCAGCGGCGAGCATTCCGGCAATCATGGCGCGCTGGGATTCACGGGGCTTGCAGGACAACGAACCGTTCACCGCCGTGTTCGGCGGCGCGTCCTATATCAACAATGACCTGTTCCTGGCACGGCTGGCGGACTGGGGTGTGTCGGCCGCCAGTTATGCCGGCGAAGTCGGTGGCGCCACGCCGCACCTGCCGTGGCAGCCGCTGCGCCTGTTGCGCTCGCTGCCGTTGTTCCTGCGCATGCAGCGCAAGGCCCGCCAGCATCTGCGGACCCTGGAAACCGGGCTGCGGCGCTTCGATCAGGAACTGGCCGAACTGACGGCGGTTGGCGCCAGTGGCCAGCAACTCGCCGACTGGTTCACGCGTTTCTACGTGTTCGTGGTGCAAGGCAACCTGTGCATCGCCACGGCGCTGGCCAGCAGCGGCGGCGACCTGCTGGGCCGTCCGCCCACCGCGTACGACAACCTCGAGCACTGCCCGCATCGTCTGCCGTGGGAAACCGATCCGGGCACCCCACGCCCGGCACCGACGGCGTTGCCGTTACAGGCGTTTGCACAGTGGTCCGGCGCGATCAGCCTCGCCCATTCGCTGGGGTTGCCGGGCATGCGCGGTCATTACCTGCAAGTGCGCGAGTGGTATCGCGACAACCTGATGCGGGTGTTTTTCCGCCTGCACCACGCGGTGCCGCAGGCCGACCGCGCCTACTGGTTCGCGCCTCACACGGAGGTGCGCAGCCGCGACGGGAGTTTCTGGCAGGACGGGCGCGAGGGCACCGAACACGCCACCGGGTTCATGATTTATCCTGGGCAAGTGCAAGGCATTCTGGGCGACGACATTCTGCTCGAAGACACCCTCGACCCCGGCCGTCACGCCCACTATCAAGCCGCACGGGCGGTGATCGCGCGCATGGGTGGGCGCTTGTCCCACGGCTCGACCTTGTTGCGCGAGTTGCGCAAACCTTCGGCAGTGTTGCCCCACGTGGACCCGACCTGGCTGGGCTGCGAAGTGCTGTACCGCGATGGTGAGTTGACGCGGGTGCAGTAA
- a CDS encoding SRPBCC family protein gives MNLSDRIERKILLKAPRSQVWRALANAESFGQWFGVALEGKRFVAGERTEGKITYPGYEHLFWDVQVMRVEPERVFAFRWHPYAVDPEADYSTEPTTLVLFELEDMDGGTLLRVVESGFDGIPAERRLKAFRMNSRGWDDQMTNIETYLAAP, from the coding sequence ATGAACCTGTCCGATCGCATCGAAAGAAAGATTCTGCTCAAGGCTCCACGCTCTCAGGTCTGGCGCGCACTGGCCAACGCCGAGTCCTTCGGTCAGTGGTTCGGTGTCGCATTGGAGGGTAAGCGGTTTGTCGCCGGTGAGCGTACCGAAGGGAAAATTACCTACCCCGGATATGAACATTTGTTCTGGGATGTTCAGGTCATGCGGGTCGAGCCCGAGCGCGTGTTCGCCTTTCGCTGGCACCCGTATGCCGTGGACCCCGAGGCCGACTATTCAACAGAACCCACTACGTTGGTGCTGTTCGAACTCGAGGACATGGACGGCGGCACGTTGTTGCGGGTTGTGGAGTCAGGGTTCGATGGCATTCCCGCCGAGCGCCGTCTCAAGGCCTTTCGCATGAACAGCCGCGGTTGGGACGATCAAATGACCAACATCGAGACTTACCTTGCCGCTCCCTGA
- a CDS encoding metalloregulator ArsR/SmtB family transcription factor produces the protein MPLPDITTLKPAPRHSALDQSALTFAALGDETRLRLVAVLCGGGAMSIAQLTQGTDITRQAVTKHLRVLADAGLVRDTKLGRERLWVFEPTQLNDARHSLEVISQQWDQALQGLKALDA, from the coding sequence TTGCCGCTCCCTGACATCACGACGTTGAAACCCGCACCGCGCCATTCGGCGCTGGATCAGTCTGCTTTGACCTTCGCCGCACTGGGAGACGAAACCCGGTTGCGGCTGGTGGCGGTGCTGTGCGGCGGAGGCGCGATGTCCATCGCGCAACTGACCCAAGGCACCGATATCACGCGTCAGGCCGTGACCAAACACCTGCGGGTTCTGGCGGACGCGGGCCTGGTACGCGATACGAAACTGGGGCGCGAGCGGTTATGGGTGTTCGAACCGACGCAACTGAATGACGCACGCCATTCGCTGGAGGTCATCAGCCAGCAGTGGGATCAGGCGTTGCAGGGGCTGAAGGCGCTGGATGCCTGA